The nucleotide sequence ACATTACTAAACTTAAATTCAAGAAATTGGAATGCCGTCACCAGAGCACCTAAAAACCCGTTACAACTTGTCTTTATACTTTGAGGCTTGTACTTTGCGGTTGATTGGGCAATGGAGGTTGCCATTGTGGCGTGAATTCCTTTCTTGATATAGTTCTTTCCGTTAATAATCTATTTTCAATGATTTTATCTATGTGATTTTCATGTTTCTTTGTAATGAGTTTTTTTACTATAGTTTAATAGCTTTGTCACATTCGAGAAACAGGAAGCCGTTACTAGAGCACCTAAAAACTCATTTCAACTTGTCTTTGTACTTAGCGGTTGATTGGGTAATGAAGGTTGTTCCTGTAGCATGGATTGCTTTCTGAACGAAGTTGTTTTTTTCGTTTCTAATGATTTTGACtacttttttttaataattttttttcttgGTAATGATATTTTTTTATAGTTTAATAGCTTTGTCGCATTTGAGAAACAGGAAGCCGTTACTAGAGCACCTAAAAACTCATTTCAACTTGTCTTTTTTACTTTGAGTCTTGTACTTTGCGGTTAATTGGGTGACGAAGGTTGCTATTGTAGCATTGCTTTCTTGATGAAGTTTATTCTATTAATTAATATTCTATTTTTGATGGTTTTATCTATgtgattttcatatttttatttcttTGTAAAGAGATTATTTTTATACAGTTTACTAGCTTTGTGGTTTGACGGTTTTTTATGGTAACGTGACTGAACTTACATTCAAGAAATAAGAATGTCGTTACTAGAGCACCTAAAAACCCATTACAACTTGCCTTTGTGCTTTGAGGCTCATTGCGGTTGATTGGGTGACGAAGGTTGCTAGCGTAGCGTGAATTCCTTTCTTGATAAGGTTCTTTCTGTTAATATTCtattttttgatgattttttcTATGTgattttcatgttttttttttaatttctttgtaATCAGATTTTTTATGTATAGTTTAATAGCTTGGCAGTTTCACagttttttatgatatttttacATGACTGAACTTACATTTGAGAACTAGCTAGCAATGCTATTACTATAGCACCTAAAAACTCATTTCAACTTGTATTTGTACTTTGGGGCTTGTAATTTGCGTTTGATTGGGTAACGGAGGTTGCTATTGTAGCATGAATTCCTTTCTTGATGAAGTTTATTCTATTAATATTCTATTTTTGATGACTTTATCTATGTGATTTTCATATTTTATTTCTTTGTAAAgagattatttttatatagttTAATAGCTTTGTGGTTTGATGGTTTTTTTATGGTATTTTACATGACTGAACATACATTCGAGAAATAGAATGCCGTTACCAAAGCACCTAAAAACCCATTACAACTTGTCTTTGTACTTTGAGGCTTGTACTTTGCGGTTGATTGAGTGACAAAGGTTGCTATTGTAGCGTGAATTCCTTTCTTGATATAGTTCTTTCTGTTAATAATCTATTTTTAATGATTTTATCTATGTGattttcatattttatatttCTTTGTAAAGaaattttattatatagtttaataACCTTTTCTGCTGTTTTTCTTGTTTTTGAACTtgaattctaaccttatttgatCTTGTGGTTTGTGGAGGTACAAACTGTTGTACTCTTTGTCGTTTCAACTTGATTTTTCTCTTCTATGGAATATGAATAGCAAACTGATGGAACACTTCTTACTCAAATTGAGAGGTAAAATGTTCATAAGTTATGATCAGATTTTACATTTTCTTGGTAGAATCGCAATATTTTGCTATAGTACTAAATGTCATTAAACTTATGATTGTATTCTACATTTTCTTGGTGTGGAGGGACCAAAGACCTTGGTCCTAGAAAATACATAATCATGACGTCCTTCAAAATGTTGCGGTTCGGGCCAGTGTCGTAAACACATTGGTTAAGTTTGGTGTAATGGTTGATTTGTTATGGGGAACAGCTTGCAATTTTTTGTTCTTATATCAacattaattatatataatattactAGAAGCCTTTGGGTCTATTGGAGCCTGGCCCGCAGGGTGATCTAACGGAGGAGAGCTTGCCACGTCGTCTGGAGGAGAAAAAGGAAGGGCTGAGATTGTGCCACATGTTTTTCACTGTTATGATAAGCCTTATCGTAACAGGGTTTAGATTTACACTTTTAGTCCTTATGGTTTGAAAAGTGACAATGTTAGTCTAATTAACGGAACAGTACTAACAGATCTGTTAGTACTGCAGCACTTTTTCAGGGGTATTTTGGTTTGTTCACACGTGACACGTCAGCTATTTTGTCGTTTAGCAAATATATACCTATATCTCTAAATGCAtctatatattataatattactAGATGCATTCAGCCCCTCTAGGTGCTGGAGAATGGGATGACGACatgtggaggagagagaaaatttGATTGATGGAGGCGCAGCCAGGTGACAGTCTACAGTTTTGTGTCCGGACAATTGGAAGTAATTACAATTTTGCCACTCCCAACGTTTCGTGTAACAGTGTAAGCCTTATCGTAATAGTGAATACTGTACCAGTAAAGCTTATCGTAACTATGGATACTGTTCTTATAAGGCTTATCGTAACAATATAAGCCTTATGTATTGTAAGGCTCAGTAAAATGAATGTAGGAGATGCTACCACGTGTCCTTTCAGTGTTCCCTTAAGGCTTATCTTTTTTTAATTATTGAATTAGTTATTTGTTGAACGTGCTCAGCACGCTGAAGTACTGTTACGATAAGGCCtatgtaattttaattttattttgatttatttaattAGTTATTTATTAGGCGTGTGTTCAGTACGTTGGAGTACTGTTGCTATAAGCCTTATATTGTTCCAATAAGGCTTAtctatttttaattttatttttgatttATTAATTTACTGTTTTATATTGGCGTGTTCAGTACGATGGAGTACtgttgaaaaatatatatattgaaaaatattaataataatatcaaaATTTATAGTAATATCACATTATCATGCAAAATATTAGTAGTAATATCAAAATCCAAAACAATAACTGGGGAAGTCTAGCAATTTAGAGATTTATGTTTAATTTTGTTGAATGATGAACTGATGAAGAACCAACGAGTGAAGACTTTTGGTCTCGATTTAGGTTTAATTTTGGGTGTGGACCTTTACTTTTgggtttatttataaacaaaagtTAATTAATGTGGGCTTTACATTACTTTTGGGCTGAAATAAGAAAAACCGCTAAAAGCAGTGCTACGACCGCTATATGGGTTTCAAATTAGCGGGATTTAGCACCGCTAATAGCGGGACCACTATTTGGACCGCTATGGGTTCGTATGTCCGCTAAGCGCTATAGCACGCTATTGACTGCATAGTATTTATTATAAGTAGGCTATAATTACGGTGGTGAATTAGTACTGACAATACTACTTGTTTTTATTTGTCGATCTGGTTCTTGGTTCAGATTCGTTAATTATAACGAAGTTAGAATTAGAGTTGGTAGTTGTTAATCAAATGAATGAGTGTTTTATAGTACttgttattttttataaaattttgtataatttattttatttttttttttttttttgatgggCCATGGATGATAAGAAATGTTCCGATTATCTTGAAGATGTGGTCGGCCTCTATCAGACTAGAAAAAGAGGATATTAAAGCTATTCCGGTGTGGGTAAAGATGCACGATGTGCCGTTAACGGCATACACTGAGGATGGTCTTAGTTTGATTGCATCAAAGATAGGGGTGCCTAAGATGTTGGATACGTATACTGCTACGATGTGTGCTGAATCTTGGGGAAGAAGTAGTTACGCTAGAGCTCTTATTGAAGTGCAGGCAGGGGCTGACTTAAAAAGAAGTGTCACTGTTGCAATTCCATCTTTAGATGGTAATGGTTATTCTAAGGTGGAAGTAAagattgaatatgattgggagcctttacAGTGTTCTTCTTGCTGTGTTTTTGGTCATGATGATAGTTCGTGCCCAAAgaaccctcaggttgttccaaACGGGGATTCTGGAAAGAATGTGGATGATTTCCAGGATGTGGGTGCTAAAAAGAAGAAAACTAACAACCAAGGTCTACACATGAAAAATCAGAAACCTAAGTTTGTTTATAGACCAGTTACCAATCCTAAACCAAAACCGCCTCTGAGGAGTTCGAACCGGGTTTCAACATCAAACCCGTTTGATGCCCTTAAGGACGATGATGGTAATCAGGAAGGTAAAACTGTGGGGCGAATAGAGAAAAAAGATAAACAGGTGACTGATAGGCAGGATTCGGATGAAGAGGAGGTAGttgaagtctacaatgaaacgagtaaatttatgacatcgggtatccatcctttttcttcgaaagcaggggcaagcacctcttccacaaaattcTCAAATGGATAGGCTGTTATTGGTTCGTTTGAAGGGGTTGCCGGTTTGTGGCagctttatttttgatgatggcggttgaggattttgtttttgtttttgcattGTCTTGTCTACTAGATCTCTTTCTTGATGTATAGTAGGCTAGGTTATGGGGTGTCATAGTTTTTGTTTgctttgttttacatatatggggcatgtcctatatatgaactagtgtggaactcatcctcactacttgtacttatttgcggttgaatttaatagaatcaccggggtaaccctttacccaaaaaaattatatatttttagtaCCTAGGTTGATGTTtatgttgttcttgatgataGTGGTGTATGTTCATCGTGTTCTTGATATTCTGTTTTAATATAAAGTTCTGATCTGctgttttttttaaatgatagTGTTTGGTTGTTCGTCAGACTAAAGGTACATGTTTTGATCTCGTAGGTTTATGAAAAGTTAAAAGTTTCTGTTAGTGGGAACAACTGTTACCAcatatttgaatttgaattctTTGATGACTGTAGAGCGGGATATCGCTAAtgatgtttgcaaagtggttagggttaAGTCTggtgtttatttgatactaaaTGTACTCATTTATACTAAGTTAGGGTTATAATGAAGGTTTAACTGGGTTTAAATCCTATTTagttagttatatatatatagtc is from Helianthus annuus cultivar XRQ/B chromosome 9, HanXRQr2.0-SUNRISE, whole genome shotgun sequence and encodes:
- the LOC110875182 gene encoding uncharacterized protein LOC110875182, which gives rise to MWSASIRLEKEDIKAIPVWVKMHDVPLTAYTEDGLSLIASKIGVPKMLDTYTATMCAESWGRSSYARALIEVQAGADLKRSVTVAIPSLDGNGYSKVEVKIEYDWEPLQCSSCCVFGHDDSSCPKNPQVVPNGDSGKNVDDFQDVGAKKKKTNNQGLHMKNQKPKFVYRPVTNPKPKPPLRSSNRVSTSNPFDALKDDDGNQEGKTVGRIEKKDKQVTDRQDSDEEEVVEVYNETRRSRERILERESSERKSLERIRVMRVDWSIRSHLGSRSLSYMFEEYG